The segment GTGAGTTTTGAGTTCATAAAATTTATTTTCGGTTCGATTTTGTCTTTTCACATTCCAGAAGAACTTCTTCAGCCCGTGCACGTTCAGCTTTTGCGATCATCAGGCTCTCCTGAGCAGCCTGCATAGCCTTTTGATTTTCCTGTTGACACTGATCGTACAATTGCTTTTGTGCCAGTGCTTCCTGCATATTTTTTTCAGCTTCAGCCTTCTGAATAAATGCATAAACAAGAAGTAAAAGCGAAATAATTGTTAGCAAACCTAAAGCCAAAGCTGTAACCCGGGCACGGACTAAGGCATTTTTATCAGGCTGTGGTCGGTCTTTGGGAGCAATCATGGTAGTAGCGTTAATCCATTAATTCTTTTTCTTCTTTTTCGATTTAGGCTGCTGTTCCTTTAGTTTCTCATATGCTTCCTGGGCACTCTTCTCACTCTCCATGGCCCTCCGCACGTTATCACGCGAAATTTCTTCTGCTTTCAAAACCTCTTTTTTTGTTTCGGCCAATTGCTCCCGATAATACTCGGCTGAGGTTTGACTTAATTTTCTCTTCAACGCAAGTATGCGGTTATACGATTGGTCAATCCGCTCTTGCGGAATGGTTCCATCCTGTACGAATTTACGAATGATCCGATGAACCACATCCACGGTACGCTCCTGGCTTCCGGAAATATTGTTTGAGAAAGTCAGAATGTCGACCCCCGCCAGAATGGAAAGTTTGATGGCCTCTTCTAAACCATAGTGTTTTGCGATCGCATGCATCTGCATATCGTCAGAAAACACCACACCCTTGTAGTTTAACTTTTTGCGCAGCAAGTCATTAATCATTTTACCGGATAACGTGCCCGGGTTTCCGGAATCATCCAGTTTCTTATTAACAATATGTGCCGTCATGATGGCGTCTACATAGCCTTGTTGTATAAGTGCGCGATACGGAACTAACTCTGCTTCGTTCCATGTATTGCTAACATCGGCAATGCCCAGGTGAGTGTCGTCTTTTGAACTGCCGTGTCCGGGAAAATGTTTGAGTGTGGTAATTACGCCAACTTTCCGGTGGGCTTTAATTACCTCTTTCGCATATAAGGCGACCGAATCGGGGTTGGCGGAATAGGCCCGCTCAACTTTTGCAATGATGGGATTATTCGGGTTTGAAGCAAGATCAACCACCGGTGCAAAATTTAAGTTAATGCCAAGCCCTGCTAATGTTGCGGCCGTGGATTCACTATAAAACCGGACGGAGTCTAGCGGCATTTTGCCGAGTTGTGCAGCCGTTACCGATCGTGGAAATCCGTACTTTTCTTTTAAACGGTTTACGCGACCCCCTTCCTGATCAATAGCAATTAAAAGTGGGATTGATGCTGCTTGCTGATAAGTCCAGGTAATTTTTTTTAATGCGTGATATGAATTTTTTGGAGGAATATTTTTCTCAAATATGATAATGGAACCAACTTTGCCCTGCCGGATTTCTTCCAACACCGTTTTGTCCACTTCTGCTTTTGGAAAGCCGATCAAAATCATTTGCCCGATTTTTATATCAAGGCTATCCTGGGCAATTGACAATTGATAATTGACAGTTGACAGCATGATTATAGCTAACGCCAATCGCTTCTTCATTCTTAGTAGTTTTCGTAAATCTGTTTCAACAACCGTTCCATTTCACTTCGTACGTCAGTCA is part of the Cyclobacteriaceae bacterium genome and harbors:
- a CDS encoding glycoside hydrolase family 3 protein, encoding MKKRLALAIIMLSTVNYQLSIAQDSLDIKIGQMILIGFPKAEVDKTVLEEIRQGKVGSIIIFEKNIPPKNSYHALKKITWTYQQAASIPLLIAIDQEGGRVNRLKEKYGFPRSVTAAQLGKMPLDSVRFYSESTAATLAGLGINLNFAPVVDLASNPNNPIIAKVERAYSANPDSVALYAKEVIKAHRKVGVITTLKHFPGHGSSKDDTHLGIADVSNTWNEAELVPYRALIQQGYVDAIMTAHIVNKKLDDSGNPGTLSGKMINDLLRKKLNYKGVVFSDDMQMHAIAKHYGLEEAIKLSILAGVDILTFSNNISGSQERTVDVVHRIIRKFVQDGTIPQERIDQSYNRILALKRKLSQTSAEYYREQLAETKKEVLKAEEISRDNVRRAMESEKSAQEAYEKLKEQQPKSKKKKKN